The proteins below come from a single Mucilaginibacter mali genomic window:
- a CDS encoding tetratricopeptide repeat-containing sensor histidine kinase — MIKYLILFSIAILFINSLHLYGQDKARIAALETSLQNAKTDNARLQILGDLCWNYSFISFDKSLAYGQQELKLAQTMRNDTAVALAYSDIGIVYTRSNELNEALSWHQKSYALRTKLGLKDKAAASISNIAVIYKQQGNYDKALESMMDALKIYTDINDLPKKALVLNNIGLLYMKYNKQEEGKKYLLEALAIAKQLKLTALESTCYYSLGTYEYNRKNYPAALKLCLQSLDIKIKLNAQADIGIQQNTIGEIYEKQKKYPAALAWFQKSLKIREELKDQLGVASVYKNIATVYTGQGKYDDAERYLLKSISVFSKLNAKDYLQDAYLLLASNNEERKNDHSALVDYKRSIDIKDSIINRESLNKINELEIKYQTAQKEQRILLLSKQNQIQQLEINNQKLKVERRNTMMAVGIVVLLMVLAFGWLFYNSYKLKQEARLQVEIIRQQDIATQGIIAAEERERKRIAADLHDGVGQLFSAVRLNLSSLMDRIPFAKPEDKDLAERTVMMVDESCREVRTIAHQMMPNILLKTGLASAVKDFISKIDAEKLKVTLETSGLNERLDSNTEIVLYRVIQECVNNAIKHAAANRLDIQLDRNETEISVTVEDNGKGFDTSDKEKFEGIGLKNILTRLAYLKGSADFSSAPGKGTLVAIYVPLT; from the coding sequence GGGCAGCAGGAACTAAAACTGGCCCAAACCATGCGTAACGATACCGCGGTGGCACTGGCATATAGCGATATTGGAATTGTATACACCCGCAGTAACGAATTGAACGAGGCACTGAGCTGGCATCAAAAATCGTACGCGCTGCGCACAAAACTGGGTTTAAAGGATAAGGCGGCGGCGTCCATATCAAACATAGCTGTAATTTATAAGCAACAGGGCAATTATGATAAGGCACTGGAAAGTATGATGGACGCGCTGAAAATCTATACCGACATTAACGACCTCCCTAAAAAAGCGCTGGTATTAAATAATATCGGCCTGCTGTATATGAAGTATAACAAACAGGAAGAGGGCAAAAAGTACCTGCTGGAAGCCTTAGCTATTGCCAAACAACTGAAACTAACAGCGCTTGAATCTACCTGTTATTACAGCCTGGGTACTTATGAATATAACCGAAAAAACTATCCCGCGGCATTGAAGCTATGTTTGCAATCGCTGGATATCAAGATCAAACTGAATGCCCAGGCCGATATCGGAATTCAGCAAAACACCATTGGCGAGATCTATGAAAAGCAGAAGAAATACCCCGCGGCGCTGGCCTGGTTCCAAAAATCGCTGAAGATCAGAGAAGAGTTGAAAGATCAGCTGGGCGTTGCATCGGTATATAAAAATATCGCTACGGTTTACACCGGCCAGGGCAAATATGACGATGCCGAACGCTACCTGCTGAAAAGTATTTCGGTGTTTAGTAAGCTGAACGCGAAAGATTATTTGCAGGATGCCTATTTGTTACTGGCCAGCAATAACGAGGAACGTAAAAACGACCACTCGGCACTGGTAGATTATAAACGATCGATAGATATAAAAGACAGTATTATTAACCGCGAAAGCCTGAACAAGATCAACGAGTTGGAGATCAAGTATCAAACCGCGCAAAAGGAACAGCGTATCCTATTGCTAAGCAAACAGAACCAGATACAGCAACTTGAAATTAATAATCAAAAATTGAAAGTAGAGCGGCGCAATACGATGATGGCTGTTGGTATAGTGGTGTTGTTAATGGTGCTGGCCTTTGGCTGGCTGTTTTACAATAGCTACAAACTGAAGCAGGAAGCCCGGTTGCAGGTCGAGATCATCCGTCAGCAGGATATCGCCACACAGGGTATTATAGCCGCCGAGGAACGCGAACGTAAGCGTATAGCCGCCGATCTGCATGATGGCGTAGGGCAATTGTTCAGCGCGGTACGCCTGAATTTAAGCAGCCTGATGGACAGGATCCCGTTTGCTAAACCCGAAGATAAAGACCTGGCCGAAAGAACAGTTATGATGGTTGATGAAAGCTGCCGCGAGGTGCGCACCATTGCCCACCAGATGATGCCCAATATTTTATTAAAAACCGGGCTGGCATCGGCAGTTAAGGATTTTATTAGTAAAATAGATGCAGAAAAGCTGAAGGTAACGCTGGAAACATCGGGCCTGAACGAACGGCTGGATAGCAATACCGAAATTGTGCTGTACCGCGTGATACAGGAATGCGTAAATAATGCGATAAAACACGCGGCCGCCAACCGGCTGGATATACAACTGGACCGGAATGAGACAGAAATATCGGTAACGGTAGAGGATAACGGGAAGGGCTTTGATACCAGCGATAAGGAAAAGTTTGAGGGCATTGGCCTCAAAAATATCCTTACCCGCCTGGCCTACCTTAAAGGCTCGGCCGATTTTTCTTCGGCGCCCGGCAAAGGCACTTTGGTGGCTATTTATGTACCTTTAACCTGA
- a CDS encoding serine hydrolase, whose translation MSRHKPLFYIRLLIGAVLLYASIGNASAQTEKNLDSLFGTLAKKGYLNGCVLIADQGKPIYQKAFGYANFDTKQPLTNETMFELASVSKQFTAMAIMQLHQQGKLSYNDSLNKYFPELPYHGITINNLLHHTSGIPDFLGWDDKMIDVNRVNYNNDVVASLAKNKQKVLFKPNDQLMYSNTNYLLLAQIVERVSGIPFGDYLDKNIFKPLGMTHTKVYGQRSAKQKIADYAYGYMYDPAKGRFMLNDSFNANRYEYYLDGVAGPYGISSNTGDMLKWDQALYTEKLVSKAEQELAYIPAKLNDGKEAKLGGMIYGFGWLVLSEQNGTRRYMHSGGYPGYMTMICRYPDKNKTIILLTNIYNVINLYELTFAIENVLFKKPFTIPSAMPFTKSAVLSPAQIKAIEGNYAFKDAPQVKVIVSSENGQIYVQLTGQPKVEVYAESELEVFYTVVAAKIRFTKDEKGVVTKLTLFQGGREIVAVRE comes from the coding sequence ATGTCACGTCATAAACCCCTGTTTTACATACGCCTGTTGATTGGCGCTGTCCTGCTTTACGCAAGTATCGGCAATGCATCAGCCCAAACTGAAAAGAACCTCGATTCATTATTCGGCACGCTGGCTAAAAAAGGATACCTGAACGGCTGCGTATTGATTGCTGATCAGGGCAAGCCAATCTATCAAAAAGCATTCGGCTATGCCAATTTCGATACCAAACAGCCGTTGACTAACGAAACGATGTTCGAACTGGCATCGGTATCGAAGCAATTTACAGCTATGGCTATTATGCAGTTGCATCAGCAAGGCAAGCTGAGTTATAACGACAGCCTGAACAAGTATTTTCCTGAATTGCCTTATCATGGCATCACCATCAATAACCTGCTGCACCATACCTCGGGCATCCCGGATTTTTTGGGCTGGGATGACAAAATGATCGACGTTAACCGCGTTAACTATAATAATGATGTGGTGGCATCGCTAGCTAAGAATAAGCAGAAAGTGCTGTTTAAACCTAATGATCAGCTAATGTACTCCAATACCAACTATCTGCTGCTGGCCCAGATTGTAGAGCGGGTTTCAGGTATACCTTTTGGCGATTACCTGGATAAGAACATTTTTAAACCGCTGGGTATGACGCATACCAAAGTGTACGGCCAACGATCGGCCAAACAAAAAATAGCCGATTATGCTTACGGTTATATGTACGATCCGGCAAAAGGTCGCTTTATGCTAAACGATTCTTTCAACGCCAACCGTTACGAGTATTATTTAGATGGCGTGGCCGGTCCGTATGGTATCAGCAGCAACACCGGCGATATGCTGAAATGGGACCAGGCGCTTTACACCGAAAAGCTGGTAAGCAAAGCCGAACAGGAACTGGCCTACATCCCTGCCAAACTGAACGATGGCAAGGAAGCCAAACTTGGCGGTATGATTTACGGGTTCGGCTGGCTGGTATTATCGGAGCAAAACGGAACAAGGCGTTATATGCACTCGGGTGGATACCCGGGGTACATGACCATGATCTGCCGCTATCCGGATAAAAATAAAACCATTATCCTGCTCACCAATATCTACAATGTGATTAACCTGTACGAATTAACGTTTGCGATAGAAAATGTCCTGTTCAAAAAGCCGTTTACCATACCATCGGCTATGCCATTCACAAAAAGCGCGGTATTGAGCCCGGCGCAGATCAAAGCCATCGAAGGTAATTACGCCTTTAAGGATGCCCCGCAGGTAAAAGTGATAGTAAGCAGCGAGAACGGACAGATATACGTGCAGCTAACCGGCCAGCCCAAGGTAGAGGTTTATGCCGAATCGGAACTGGAGGTGTTTTATACGGTTGTGGCAGCGAAGATAAGGTTTACAAAGGATGAGAAAGGGGTGGTTACTAAGCTTACCTTGTTTCAGGGTGGTAGGGAAATTGTGGCGGTGAGGGAGTAA
- a CDS encoding response regulator produces the protein MNGAKNIFIVDDHQMVIDGLKLLIGNDDGFHIVGESKDPLKVTDMLAGLNVDILLTDVSMPGMSGVELTRNICKLYPDIKILALSMFGDANVVTEMIDAGISGYILKNTGRQELMDALNKIAAGQNYYAPDVTHHLVKSLKENKEGNHLTDREVEIIRMIEKEYSNKQIADMLFISERTIETHRKNIFRKTNTQTVVGLLKYAYERKII, from the coding sequence ATGAATGGGGCTAAAAATATTTTTATTGTTGACGACCACCAAATGGTGATCGATGGCCTGAAGTTGCTGATAGGTAACGACGATGGTTTTCATATTGTAGGCGAAAGCAAGGACCCGCTGAAGGTTACCGATATGCTGGCCGGCCTTAATGTGGATATTTTGCTTACCGATGTGAGCATGCCAGGTATGAGCGGTGTGGAACTGACCCGTAATATCTGCAAGCTTTATCCGGATATTAAGATATTGGCCCTGTCCATGTTTGGCGATGCCAACGTGGTAACCGAGATGATAGACGCGGGAATATCGGGCTATATCCTTAAAAACACCGGCCGCCAGGAATTGATGGACGCCCTGAATAAAATAGCCGCCGGGCAAAATTACTACGCCCCGGATGTTACCCACCACCTGGTAAAATCGCTTAAGGAAAATAAGGAGGGCAACCACCTTACCGACCGCGAGGTAGAGATCATCCGCATGATAGAGAAGGAATACAGCAACAAGCAAATTGCCGATATGTTGTTCATCAGCGAACGTACCATTGAAACCCACCGGAAGAATATCTTCCGCAAAACTAATACACAAACAGTGGTGGGTTTGTTGAAGTACGCTTACGAGCGGAAGATCATCTAA